One uncultured Carboxylicivirga sp. genomic window, ATTCAGCAATAATAGAAGATTCTAAACCTTTGCCAACGAGATCATCGATATATTTCCATAATATTTGCAGAACAAGAATAAAGACAGAAATAAGGAAAGTCAAAGCCAGAGGTCCAAGGTAGCTTTTGATTAAGAAGAGGTTTAATTTCTTCATTTGTTAGAGGTTGGATTGATTAGGGTGTATTCCAATGAGAGGTTTTAATCTAATGTCAACAAAGAAATAGGAAAGAAAATAGGGTTGTTACTTTAATAACAACCCTAATTAAAATTTTAAGTAAACGTTATACAGAACCCAGACCGTGTTTTAATTCTTCAATCTGTTGATTCCATAATTCAGTAGCATCATCAATTTCATCCGGTTCGGCATGGTCGATAACCAATAGGGCAGTTTCGCCAGTCAGGTCATCCACATTAATGCGAAATTCAAAAAAAGATTTTTCATCCTCTTCCTCTAGCCAATGGTAACGCACCATTTTATTTTCTTTTCGTAATGTTTGCTCTGCTTGTTGTTCAGCTCCATCCCATACGAAAGTGTAAATTTTCCCTTTTAAATTAACGTCATCGGCAAACCATTCAGATAAGCCACTGGGAGAACTCAAGCGCGTAAAAAGAATTGATGGCGAGGTTTTAATGATATATTCTATTTCAAATCTTTCTTTTGGACTTGACATGATAGTGATATTTTAGTAATTGGTCACAATATAGTAGAATTCTCCAAATAATAAAACCAATTATACTTTTACCAGAGATAAACATTTTGATTTTATATTATGAGAATGATTATAAAAACGACCAAAAACCGGGAAGTAATATTTAAGACTTAAAAAATATAGTATTGATGATCAGTTGATTTGAAAAATATTTGATTTTTTTTCAAAATTTAGTTGGAACATTGACACTATTTCTTGTACATTTGCAACCGCAAAAACGGAGAGATGCAGCGGTATCTAAAGCTTCGTTAAAAAAATGCCGAGGTAGCTCAGCTGGTTAGAGCGCAGGATTCATAATCCTGAGGTCGGCGGTTCAAGCCCGCCTCTCGGTACTTGAAAATCAAAGCCTTACAGATTTATTTCTGTGAGGCTTTTGTTTTGTATACCCATTTTTATACCCAATATTATTTTGTTGAGTCTAATTTTAAATTTCACAAACTTTAATGTTGTAGTAGTTTAAGCTTTTTAAATAATCCCAGTGTTCAATTTGATCGTGAGTGTAATAATGGGATTTTATAATGCTTAATAATTGTCTAAGTAGTTGGTGATAGGTTGGAAAGCAATTAATCCATTCTCCAGTCATTGCAAAAAATTCAAATTCATTGTCATTTTCATCAATGAATTTAAATATCTTACCTGAAATTAGTGCTGTATTAAGTTTATAGTATTGATTAGTTATTAATTGATTTTGAAACAGTCTTAATAACTGTGGAATTATCTCATTTTTAAAATAATTAAAAGGCTGATAGTGCCAGTGACTGTGTATTTTGAACTCAATCTTTTCTCCTGATTTATTGTTTTTTAATATGGAATGAATGATGTTTATTGGTTGACCTGATACATAACTAAAACTATCGCCCTTGCCGTCTATTGTTTCTATGAAAGAGTTGTTAATAAATTTAATTTGAGGAATAAATAAATCAGAATCATCACTATTGTGTGATAATTTAGGAAATTCTAAAGTCTTATTTATGCAATCAAATTCATAATATCCATTAATCATGGCTGTAGGATTAAGTATTGTTGAAAAAAAACATTCTAAATGATTAGTTTGGCTCTCAATGGTTTTTCTATTTAATTATCTAAAGTGTTAATATAGTGGTTTATATATTCTGCATCAAGTGTTCTATATTAAATATCACTATAAAAATCTTAGTTATATAATTTAAAAAAACACATTGTTATTGTTTTCTTATCTTTATAAAATACTTTCATTTAAGATCAATCAAATAGGTTAAATTCTTATGGCTTTTTCATCAGATGATCCCGAAGTTCAAAAATCACTTGATAAATTGCAAGCGATACATAATTTAAGAGAGAAGACTGAAATGATGACTTTGAGAGCAGAGGATAATACTATAAGGAATCCTTTGTTTCTTCTTGAATCTATCATTGAATTTGGATGGAGTAGTAAGAAAAATATGGTATTTAAGAATAGGACTTATGAGACAATAGTTAGTTTAAGTGAACTAAAAATTATTAGTTTATTGGAAGAGGTTTATGAATCTAATCTAATAGAAAGAGTGGCAAAAGACATTAGACTTACAAAAATTTTTCACTCTAAACTATTAGGAGCACATGCTAAATTGCATTTATTTGGAACTGATTATACTGAGAATATGAAAGGAGTTCTATTGTTCCTTGAATCAGAATTATTGACTATAGCTAAAGAATATAATCCTCAAAAAACGTTAAAGGAATATCTGCCTAAGAATGAAATTGTGATTTTGCATAAAACACTTCCTTTACGGTCAGGTAAAAAAAGAAAGGTCAAAAGAGTTAAATCATTATTAAGTTGGATGTGTTCACTTTCTATTGCAAAGATAATTGGTTTATCAATTTTAGTATCTGTGGTATTTGGCTATATTGTTGACCCAGAGGTCAATGATTATTTCAATGGAGATAAAATAAGCTACTCTACATTTAGAAAAATAAAAGAAGAAGGAAATTATCGTTATCTTAATAGCAAGACGGATATTAATTATAATACTGCACTGTTATCGGGATTAATTTGCTTTGGTGTATTATTGATTGTTTCAAAATCCAATAACAAATATTGAGTTTTGACGATATAAGAATAAAACTAATCTTACCCCAATTTTACTGTTTATATTTATTAATCCGGTGATCATCTTGGTGTTTAAGTGGCGCTTAATGTATTAATTCTAAAATAATCAATAATGCCTTAGTTTAAAATCTGGTTGTTTCTAGCTTTTTTTATAAAAGTCTTTAGTTGGTAAATCAAATCTGATAGCGAAACCTTGGGTGTTTTCAAATATTAATTTCATATTGTTTATGAATCAAATGAAGAAAAAGGAGTTGTTTAAAGAACTCTTGGGTTACTTGACTAATGAATATCTTGATAGTCAAGATGAATTTGATAATTTTATGAGGAAACTAACTATTATGGTAGATGCTAACTATTATAATGAAAGCGGTAATACTATAGTGTTCTATGTTTTGAATAATAAATTATTAAGTAATGAGAGGAAGCTTGAGGTTTTGAAATTTGCTATAGAGAATATGTTTTATGACATAAATCATGTTGAAGGTGGTGGTTTATGTATTTTGAGTTCTTTTTTAGATTTTTTGCTTTATGAGAAGCAGAATGATGAATGTTTTGTGGCTGGATCTGGTGTGTATTTAATTATCAAATTTTTTATGGATCAAAAAGTCAATCTTTTTCATGCTTATGGTATATGGGATGCTCCAATTCAGATAGCCCGTGAATTGGGAGATGAAACCATATTAGAGTTGATGGGTGATAATGATGAAAAAGAGTAATTGGCTAAGGTTTTGTTAAAGTGGTTTCTGCTTTGGCAAATACTATTTTTGTTAGAGGCGAATGTGAGACTCTTTTAAACTTAAACCCCCTGCTGTTGTTATTTGCAAAAGGCAGGACTTAATTTTAAAGAGAATGTAACTAGGTAAAAAATTAAGTTTTTTACTAAAACCCTTACCAATACATTACCATAAGCATGCTGTTCCAAAATAGTTGGAACCTTGGTAAAACCTTGGTGTAAAAACTTGCCTTTTCCTAGCAGTTTTTAGCAAATCCTTAGCCTATTCTTATCTTAATTTAATCAAATTTCTTAGGGAAATCTTGGGGTAGTTATAAAGCATAACCAATTTAGAGTAATAAATAGATTGCATTTAATATTTGAATATCAATTCACTAAAAGTGTATGTTTAAACCTAGGCAAAATCACTTTCTGTTATGGAAATCTGGCAGCCTCTTTCACTTTCCTGGTTAGCTCATTAATTAATTCATTGCCTTTGTCATCTGCTTTTTGTGAGGCTAATTTTTTAATCTTATTTCTGTGGTCTTGTGCCTGTTTTTTTGTGATAAGCTTTTGTTCTTGCCATTCTTTAATAATTGCTAATACATGAGGCTGTCCATGTTCTAATAATTGAATTAAGGCCATGTGTTCAATTAATTCTTTAGTGCTTCCTGTTGGTTTCATGTTTCTGAGCTTTGAATTGATTTTTTGAATGCTTAAATATTCATCTCTCCACCGCTTTACTAAGTTAATATAGAATGATTCATTATACAGTAGCTCAGCTGTTATTTGGGGCTGTTTTAATTGTTCTCTCAATCTTTCAATAAATCTTAGTTCAAATCTTAATACATTCTTACCTCTATAAAGCTCAGGTATTTGCTTTTTTTTAATTTTCTGCTCATGTACTTTGCCATAAAATAGTTTAGTCCTTTTGTTATTCTGATAGTACAAGCCATTGTTTTGCTCAAGTCTGTTATAATAGGGTGCTGTGCCTAAATATGGATAGTATAAGTGTTCTTCATATTGCATTATCATATTTTGGGCTAAGTCAATTCTGGTAACATTGGCAAGGTTAAAAGGCAAGTGTAAGCTATCGCTTAGCTTTTCTATTGCTCTCCTGATGTCTCCTTTTGATAGTGTTTTGAAATTCTGGTCTAAGTAATATTTGCAAATACTGCTATCTTTAAAACTAACCCGGTACTCTGATATTTTAATCTTTGCATTGTCCAGGTAGCCAGTAATAAAATAACCAAATTCACTTTCACCCTCACTAATAACTTTGGTTAGGTATTGAGGTGTTACCTCAAGAAAGTTAATGTTAGGGCATTCTATTTTTGTGAGTGATAAATCTAAATTATCATACATGGTAACAAAATCTAGGTGTATAATACATCTTAACATAGAAAAGGGGAATTGCTTCCCCTTTCTGGTTTAATTAATCGGTAACTTTTTTTGTTACTGCTATAGATTTTAATGCCTCAACCTCATCTTTTAGCTCTCCATCTGTGAATAAATCCCAAAGGCTGTTAGTGTCGTTTCTCAGGCCTCTGGCAATAAATATTTCAATGGTGTTAATGCCCTGTTCTTTGAAGTCGGTATTAAATTGAATGATGCAGCCGTCATTTGTGCCGTTTATATCTCCAAAAGCTAAATCACTAGAAATATCAGGCCTTTTTACTGATGTTATATTGCTGCTTCCTTTGGTTATGGCTAAATCTGTATTCTTTCTTTTCCATTGCTCAGGCCTTTCACCACAATAAAAAGATAAGCCATCAGGATTAAAACCTCTTTTATTTTTAAGGATTCTTTCAAGGTGGTCGTGTTCTCCTGTTGATAGTGTAATATCAAACCTTGTCTTTGCTTTGGTGAGCTTCTCAGCCTTGTAGTAGTCTGTAAGAATCATTTTGCACCTCCTTTCATGCTTACAAAAGTGTGTGCATTCTGTTTCAGCTCCTCAGCGTTATAGCCTCTGGTTTCTTTGAGCCAGGTAATTATCTCATCCTTATCAAAATAATTGTGTTTTGATTGCTTGTAATAGGGAATAGCTCCCCTCATGCACAATTTATAAATAGTGGATTTTGATAATCCTGTGTAGGTGCATACCTCATCAATATTAAGCACCTGTTTTTGAGAAGTTATAAATAGGTTTTCTAGCCTTTTTAACCTCTGAATTAAATCAGTCATAATATTCTATTTTAGAGAATGAATAAAATGACTATCGATAGTCTTTAACATTACATTTATTCCGTTGCTTAAATGACAAATTTGTAATGTAAAGGTAGGTATATGAAACATTGAAATATATTGATATACAATATATAACTAGACTACCAAGAGGGTCTATTAGGGTCTATTTTTGTGTTTGTATTTGGCTTTAGAGGTCAATTATTTTTTTGAATTCATCAATATAGCCGTGATAATTTTGATTTTTAACAGGCTTGCTTAATTCAATTGGTTTACCATTTTTGTCAATGAAGTATGTTTTAGCAATGGTTTTAGGTTCTTTAGGATTATTGAAAATTGCATCTATAAAAGCTCTTAATGCAAATTTATTAGGTCTTTTACCTCTGTAAAATTTCCATATTATTGGGGTGCAGGGTTTTTCACTCAGTAGGTTTTTCAAGTTTTCTATATTAGTAGTGATGTATTCTGAACTTGCAATCTTAAATAAGTTAATTATTTGATTTTCTTCTAAAGAAGTATTGTAGCCAAAAATAAGGTCATGATTAGGTTGGATTTGTATAGATGGCAATTTGCCATGAATAAACTCTTCATAAGTTAGTTTCTTATCAATTTTAAGACAGTATTGAAATTCAGTTAATATTTGATGCTCCATTAATAATCTGCAAACCTGTTTTAAGTCTTCACAAATACCATCTATGGTTGGATTTTTTGTGTGGATATTTGTAATTATACTTTTAAATAAACTACTATTTTGTTGTTTGTTGTTTGTTTCTATTTTATCTGTCAACAGGTCAAATAATTCTGGTTCGTAAATAAGTAACAGCCAAGAAAATTTCCAAAGAAAATAAAGCCACCACAGCTCAATATCTTCTCCTATGTCAGGATTGCTTAAATGATAAATTTCTTCTCTTAAAAACTGGTGTCTGATCAATGATTCTTTGATGCAATAATAAAATGGAGGTAAAGTGTATGAAGTTAAACTATTCCTAATTGATTTCAATTCTTGACTTATGTAGTTGGCTAATTCAGACTGTTGGCTGCCAGCAATTTGAATATTTCTATTTTGGTTAATTCTAAAGCTAGGTATGAACTTGAAGTCACCAAAAGTAAAAACTATTTGGTTATAAAAAGTTTGATCTTTTAATGGGTAATCTTTTGCCAAAGGGACAAAACAGCAAGTGCTTAGAAGGAACTCCGTTAGAGCACTAACTTCATCTTGTTTATATGACATCAATGCAATATGCTCAGCAACCAATATCGAAGCCTCGCTGTCATCTAAAATATGCTCCAGCATATCATGTGTACTCATTTCTTAAAATTTAAAAGGTTAGCTGCTGTTTTTTCTTTGTGTTCCTCCTCAAAGCTATCAAGGTAGTTTTGTGTTGTTTGGCCTGTTTGGTGGCCTAGTGCTTCTCTGATAAACTCAGTTGAAACACCTGAGCGTTTTAATACTGTGGCATAGCTGTGTCTGGCTCCATAGGTGGTAACGGTTTTGTCAATCCCTACTGTATCAGCTATTCTTTTCATGTATTTGTTAGTGATTTTTATGTGCTGCTTTACTGTGTCTGCAATTTGTTTAACTGTTAATCCTGATCTGAGTATTGGAAAAATATAGCTCTCAGGTTGCTTGTCGGTATTGCCTAAGCTGTTGATTATTTCTTTGGCCTCAGGTGTCAAATAAACATCTATTTCAGTTTTTACCTTGCTTGTGTCTCTTGTTTTTTGTCTGATAAATTTGAGGCTGTTGTTCTGTATGTTTTTGTATTTAAGGTTGGCAATATCGGCCATGTTCATACCATTGCATAGGTAGCTGAATAACCAGTATTTTTGAGCCTTTATTTCTTCTGGTGCTGTTGGTTGGTAGGTAACTAGTTTTTCAATCTCTGAAATACTTAGGGCTTTCTTAGTGTTGTTGCTAACAGGTATCTGGTATTTATTTTTACTACTACCAAAAGGATAGCTTTTAATTGTTTTATCCTCTAAAGCTAAGTTTAAAATGTGCCTGAGGTTTCTCATGTAGATGCCTAAAGTGGTGTAGCTTCCTGGCTTTTTAGATCCTTTCTTATTCTGGTCGTTATCTCCATTTACAAACCAGTTTTCATATTTCTTTAAATACTTTGGATCGGTAACTTTTTCAAAGCTCAGGCCTTTATCAAACTTGGAGAGTGATTTTAAGGTTCTGGTATAGGTTTCTGCTGTGGTGGGCTTATCGTGGGCTGTTAATTCTACAACTTTGTTGTT contains:
- a CDS encoding phage/plasmid replication protein — translated: MYDNLDLSLTKIECPNINFLEVTPQYLTKVISEGESEFGYFITGYLDNAKIKISEYRVSFKDSSICKYYLDQNFKTLSKGDIRRAIEKLSDSLHLPFNLANVTRIDLAQNMIMQYEEHLYYPYLGTAPYYNRLEQNNGLYYQNNKRTKLFYGKVHEQKIKKKQIPELYRGKNVLRFELRFIERLREQLKQPQITAELLYNESFYINLVKRWRDEYLSIQKINSKLRNMKPTGSTKELIEHMALIQLLEHGQPHVLAIIKEWQEQKLITKKQAQDHRNKIKKLASQKADDKGNELINELTRKVKEAARFP
- a CDS encoding START-like domain-containing protein, which produces MSSPKERFEIEYIIKTSPSILFTRLSSPSGLSEWFADDVNLKGKIYTFVWDGAEQQAEQTLRKENKMVRYHWLEEEDEKSFFEFRINVDDLTGETALLVIDHAEPDEIDDATELWNQQIEELKHGLGSV
- a CDS encoding site-specific integrase, whose product is MSLDKVNTRIILKQGKIWLNKKDEYPIKLSVTFKGKRKQYTIKGESCISSEEFELIMNPNSKGERKKKRKKYTEIQDRADLIIENLPEFTFEAFEREFIGTKERQATLQEYFNNKVVELTAHDKPTTAETYTRTLKSLSKFDKGLSFEKVTDPKYLKKYENWFVNGDNDQNKKGSKKPGSYTTLGIYMRNLRHILNLALEDKTIKSYPFGSSKNKYQIPVSNNTKKALSISEIEKLVTYQPTAPEEIKAQKYWLFSYLCNGMNMADIANLKYKNIQNNSLKFIRQKTRDTSKVKTEIDVYLTPEAKEIINSLGNTDKQPESYIFPILRSGLTVKQIADTVKQHIKITNKYMKRIADTVGIDKTVTTYGARHSYATVLKRSGVSTEFIREALGHQTGQTTQNYLDSFEEEHKEKTAANLLNFKK
- a CDS encoding helix-turn-helix domain-containing protein; translated protein: MTDLIQRLKRLENLFITSQKQVLNIDEVCTYTGLSKSTIYKLCMRGAIPYYKQSKHNYFDKDEIITWLKETRGYNAEELKQNAHTFVSMKGGAK